In Alphaproteobacteria bacterium, the following proteins share a genomic window:
- the lpxI gene encoding UDP-2,3-diacylglucosamine diphosphatase LpxI (LpxI, functionally equivalent to LpxH, replaces it in LPS biosynthesis in a minority of bacteria.), with protein sequence MTTSLGIIAGGGPLPAQVVAACRALDRPCFVLALEGQCDAESIASAPHAWARLGAVGRMLSALHGAAVDEVVMVGPVRRPSLAELRPDARALRELARIGGARGDDHLLSAITTLLEREGFRVIGVDQVVHGLTVKPGLLGQRRPDRTARQDISRGIMAARSLGVADIGQAVVVQDGIVLAAEAAEGTTAMVRRAGDLARAGRGGVLVKTVKPGQNRRVDLPTIGPETLEAAATAGLRGIMIEANGVLVLERARCIAMADDAGLFLLSEAVGPA encoded by the coding sequence ATGACGACTAGCCTCGGCATTATCGCCGGGGGCGGCCCGTTGCCGGCGCAGGTCGTCGCCGCGTGCCGGGCTCTGGACCGTCCGTGTTTCGTTCTGGCCCTGGAAGGCCAGTGTGACGCTGAAAGCATCGCGTCAGCTCCTCATGCCTGGGCCCGTCTGGGTGCCGTCGGTCGTATGCTCTCTGCTCTGCACGGCGCCGCTGTGGACGAGGTGGTCATGGTCGGCCCGGTTCGCCGTCCATCATTGGCCGAACTGAGGCCCGATGCACGGGCGCTGCGGGAACTGGCGCGGATCGGCGGTGCCCGTGGCGATGATCACCTGCTGTCGGCCATTACCACATTGTTGGAAAGAGAAGGATTTCGTGTCATTGGCGTGGACCAGGTGGTGCACGGGCTGACGGTGAAACCGGGCCTGCTGGGCCAGCGCCGGCCTGACCGTACGGCCAGACAGGATATCTCCCGAGGCATCATGGCGGCGCGTAGTCTGGGTGTCGCTGACATCGGCCAGGCCGTTGTTGTGCAGGACGGCATCGTACTGGCGGCTGAAGCGGCGGAAGGAACCACGGCCATGGTCAGGCGCGCCGGTGATCTGGCCCGCGCCGGTCGTGGCGGCGTACTGGTCAAGACGGTCAAACCGGGACAGAACCGGCGGGTCGATCTGCCGACCATCGGCCCCGAAACACTGGAGGCTGCCGCCACCGCCGGGCTGCGCGGGATCATGATCGAGGCCAATGGCGTCCTCGTTCTGGAGCGGGCGCGTTGTATCGCCATGGCCGATGATGCGGGTCTTTTTCTGCTCAGCGAGGCGGTGGGCCCGGCGTGA
- the lpxA gene encoding acyl-ACP--UDP-N-acetylglucosamine O-acyltransferase, protein MVSIHPTAIVASGSTIDDEANIGPYCVIGEHVTIGARCHLVSHVVVAGQTTIGDDTVVYPFASLGQRPQDLKYHGENSRLMIGARNQIREQVTMNPGTEGGGMATVVGDDNLFMVGAHVAHDCHVGSHVVMANNATLAGHVTVEDYAIVGGLSAVHQFVRIGRHAIIGGMSGVENDVIPYGSVKGERAALNGLNLVGLRRRGFDRDSIDRLRQAYRTLFGSEGTLQDRIDRIAVEFAGDEAVQHIIAFLRSDASRAVLQPKSGDDD, encoded by the coding sequence GTGGTCTCCATTCACCCGACGGCCATTGTCGCAAGCGGGTCAACAATCGATGACGAGGCGAACATCGGGCCATACTGCGTCATCGGCGAGCATGTGACCATCGGTGCGCGGTGCCACCTTGTCAGCCATGTGGTGGTCGCCGGCCAGACCACGATCGGCGACGATACGGTTGTCTATCCCTTTGCATCCCTTGGCCAGCGCCCGCAGGATCTCAAGTATCATGGGGAAAACTCGCGCCTGATGATCGGCGCCCGCAACCAGATCCGCGAACAGGTCACGATGAATCCCGGAACCGAGGGCGGTGGCATGGCTACGGTCGTCGGGGATGACAATTTGTTCATGGTCGGCGCCCATGTTGCCCATGACTGCCATGTCGGCAGCCATGTTGTCATGGCCAACAACGCCACGCTCGCCGGCCATGTGACTGTAGAGGATTATGCTATCGTCGGCGGCCTTTCGGCGGTGCATCAGTTCGTGCGAATCGGCCGTCACGCCATTATCGGTGGCATGTCCGGCGTCGAGAATGATGTGATCCCCTATGGCTCGGTCAAGGGTGAGCGGGCGGCGCTCAACGGCCTCAACCTGGTCGGTTTGCGTCGGCGTGGCTTTGATCGCGACTCTATTGATCGTCTGCGGCAGGCTTACCGCACACTGTTCGGCAGTGAGGGAACATTGCAGGATCGGATAGACCGCATCGCTGTTGAGTTCGCGGGCGACGAGGCGGTGCAGCACATCATTGCTTTCCTGCGGTCGGATGCCAGCCGCGCGGTTCTGCAGCCCAAGTCGGGGGATGACGACTAG
- the fabZ gene encoding 3-hydroxyacyl-ACP dehydratase FabZ: MTEQTADPLTGGRRIDIPRIMAMIPHRYPFLLVDRVVDLVVNERATGLKNVSINENFFQGHFPSSPVMPGVLLIESMAQTAAILVVETLGGESEGRLVYFMSIENARFRRPVVPGDQLHVHVTKLRSRANVWKFSGEARVDGQVVAEATYTAMIMDR; encoded by the coding sequence ATGACTGAGCAGACAGCGGACCCGCTAACCGGCGGTCGCAGGATCGATATCCCGCGGATCATGGCGATGATTCCGCATCGCTACCCGTTCCTGCTGGTGGACCGTGTTGTCGACCTGGTGGTCAATGAACGGGCTACTGGTCTCAAGAACGTCTCTATCAACGAGAATTTCTTTCAGGGCCACTTTCCGTCCAGTCCGGTGATGCCCGGTGTGCTGCTGATTGAGAGTATGGCCCAGACCGCGGCCATTCTGGTGGTGGAAACACTGGGCGGTGAGTCCGAAGGCCGCCTTGTCTATTTCATGAGCATTGAGAATGCACGCTTTCGTCGTCCGGTGGTTCCGGGTGATCAGTTGCACGTTCATGTGACGAAGCTGCGCAGTCGGGCCAATGTCTGGAAATTCAGTGGCGAAGCGCGGGTTGACGGCCAGGTGGTTGCGGAAGCCACCTATACAGCCATGATCATGGACCGGTAG
- the lpxD gene encoding UDP-3-O-(3-hydroxymyristoyl)glucosamine N-acyltransferase: MPDSRFFDLPGPVTAGALEQVTGATLHEAGLAGRMITGIAPLESAGPDHLSFFDNRAYLAAFENSAAGACFVRPAFVSRAPAGMACLITDDPYRAYALAASHLYPEPEPEPGRHGSAIIDPSARLGDGCQVDAGAVIGAHVEIGARSWIGANAVIGAGVQCGAALRLGANCTISHSVIGERVAILPGARIGQRGFGFAMSPQGHQRVPQLGRVIIEDDVEIGANVTIDRGAGPDTVIGAGSVIDNLVQIGHNVRLGRGCVIVAQAGISGSTRLGNFVVMAGQAGLAGHLSVGDGAQVGAKAGAMRDIAAGERVLGSPAVPARQFFRQISALERLAGSRPGVARTGAVGTSMKQKAQDEADD, encoded by the coding sequence ATGCCTGACTCGCGGTTCTTTGATTTGCCTGGGCCAGTGACGGCAGGCGCGCTGGAACAAGTGACCGGTGCCACGCTGCACGAAGCCGGTCTCGCTGGCCGGATGATCACGGGCATTGCACCGTTGGAGTCGGCCGGGCCCGACCACCTCAGCTTTTTTGACAACCGGGCCTATCTGGCGGCGTTTGAGAACAGCGCGGCAGGCGCCTGTTTTGTTCGACCGGCCTTTGTTTCCCGGGCCCCTGCCGGAATGGCCTGCCTGATAACAGATGATCCGTACCGCGCTTATGCACTGGCCGCGTCGCATCTTTATCCCGAACCTGAGCCCGAGCCAGGGCGGCATGGGTCTGCGATTATCGACCCGTCTGCGAGACTGGGCGACGGGTGTCAGGTTGATGCGGGCGCGGTGATCGGAGCGCATGTGGAAATCGGCGCCCGGTCGTGGATCGGCGCCAATGCGGTCATCGGCGCTGGCGTTCAGTGTGGCGCGGCCCTTCGGCTTGGCGCCAATTGCACCATAAGCCACAGTGTTATCGGCGAGCGGGTCGCCATTCTTCCCGGTGCACGGATCGGTCAGCGGGGGTTTGGCTTTGCCATGAGCCCCCAGGGGCATCAGAGAGTGCCGCAGCTTGGCCGTGTGATCATCGAAGACGATGTGGAGATCGGCGCCAATGTGACGATTGATCGAGGGGCTGGACCGGATACCGTGATCGGCGCCGGCAGCGTCATCGATAATCTCGTGCAAATCGGGCACAATGTGCGTCTTGGGCGGGGCTGTGTCATCGTCGCCCAGGCGGGCATTTCCGGTTCAACCCGGCTGGGTAATTTCGTGGTCATGGCCGGGCAGGCCGGTCTGGCCGGTCACCTTTCGGTCGGCGACGGTGCGCAGGTCGGCGCCAAGGCGGGTGCCATGCGGGATATTGCGGCGGGCGAGCGCGTTCTGGGGTCGCCGGCGGTTCCGGCCCGGCAGTTTTTCCGGCAGATTTCTGCCTTGGAGCGATTGGCGGGTAGCCGGCCGGGCGTTGCTCGCACCGGTGCGGTGGGCACCTCCATGAAGCAGAAGGCACAGGACGAGGCGGATGACTGA
- a CDS encoding OmpH family outer membrane protein, producing the protein MDAKFRRVLAAFLLLGLLWSLPHGSAQAQTEPAATIKGIAVFRLLDILNDSVAMQDFRARRDAAWEAYRASVKAEEEALVAADEDLAAQRSLLTQEVFAQRRQELLERVRAFQQKEQEARSALDRAQGQAQEEISRAILEVVSAYATEKKLELVLEQSQVYLNIRALDITNDILQRLDGEKAQLAVTIPPIN; encoded by the coding sequence ATGGATGCAAAATTTCGCCGGGTCCTTGCCGCCTTCTTGCTGCTGGGGCTCTTGTGGTCCTTGCCGCATGGTTCGGCGCAGGCGCAGACCGAGCCTGCGGCGACCATAAAGGGCATCGCTGTTTTCCGGTTGCTTGATATTCTGAACGACTCGGTGGCCATGCAGGATTTCCGGGCCCGTCGGGACGCTGCGTGGGAGGCTTACCGGGCTTCAGTCAAGGCGGAAGAGGAGGCGCTGGTTGCCGCTGATGAGGACCTTGCCGCACAGCGTTCGCTGCTGACCCAGGAGGTCTTTGCACAGCGGCGACAGGAGTTGCTGGAGCGGGTTCGTGCTTTTCAGCAGAAGGAGCAGGAGGCCCGCAGCGCGCTGGACCGGGCACAGGGCCAGGCGCAGGAGGAAATCAGCCGCGCCATCCTTGAAGTGGTCTCGGCCTATGCCACGGAGAAAAAACTGGAGCTGGTTCTTGAACAGAGTCAGGTCTATCTGAACATCCGTGCCTTGGACATTACCAATGACATTCTGCAACGGCTTGATGGGGAGAAAGCACAGCTTGCCGTAACGATCCCGCCGATCAATTAG
- the bamA gene encoding outer membrane protein assembly factor BamA: MTTRRHGLSVRWIGAAFLAMGLWFAAPAGAVAQDAGSGGLVIISDIRIEGTQRVDPETVQSYLSLQVGDAFDPQKLDAAFKALFDTGLFADVTFRRDGGSLIVTVVENPVINRIAFEGNRKLDDETLTAEVQLRPRTVYTRTRVQTDVRRILELYRQSGKFAARVEPKVIQLDQNRVDLVFEIDEGETTKIRKISFIGNENISDGSLREAIRTKESRFWRLFSQADIYDPDLLTADRELIRRHYLAEGYADIRIVSAVAELTPDETGFFVTFTVEEGPRYTVGAQSIESSLKDVPVEELGELIELETGDWYDADKVEETVQSIVDAVSSRGFAFVDVIPDITRDRQARVIDIVFRIQEGPRVFIERINISNNFRTLDHVIRREFDLSEGDAFNSAKLRATRRRLQALGYFESVTVANVAGSAPDRTVVNVEVEEQSTGSLSFAAGVSSDAGALFEIRLKETNLLGRGQEVEAVLRNAERSQDIRLSFTEPYFRGRPLAIGGDVFADSSDFSDSRSFSEQRIGFNSRAGYQLAPDLRHTVTYTLREVEITDVATSASIFVKAAAGRSVESSVTNGFVLTRIEDPLNPTEGYSFNVQNQIAGLGGTVSYVSQTVAANRYFPIGDESTIMVEGTIGALVGLGEDVRINDRFFRGGNSFRGFDTAGIGARDLATGDALGGQQFAVGTVQFIGPIGLPNEVGMKGSVFSDFGTLFNVDDSGSTIADDASLRMSVGFGLRWTSPFGPVSVDFGFPVLKESYDVTRTLTFSFGTSF, from the coding sequence ATGACCACCCGTCGCCACGGCCTTTCTGTTCGCTGGATCGGGGCGGCGTTTCTGGCCATGGGGCTGTGGTTTGCCGCGCCGGCCGGCGCTGTGGCCCAGGATGCCGGCAGCGGCGGCCTGGTGATCATCTCCGATATTCGCATTGAGGGGACACAGCGCGTCGACCCGGAGACCGTGCAGTCCTATCTGAGTCTGCAGGTCGGCGATGCGTTCGATCCGCAGAAGCTGGATGCGGCTTTCAAGGCGCTCTTCGACACGGGGTTGTTCGCTGATGTGACGTTCCGGCGGGATGGCGGCAGCCTGATCGTCACCGTCGTGGAGAACCCGGTCATTAACCGGATAGCCTTCGAAGGCAATCGAAAACTGGACGATGAGACCTTGACGGCGGAAGTCCAGCTACGACCGCGCACGGTCTATACCCGTACGCGCGTACAGACCGATGTGCGGCGCATTCTGGAGCTGTATCGGCAGTCCGGCAAGTTTGCGGCGCGTGTGGAGCCAAAGGTCATTCAACTGGATCAAAATCGCGTCGATCTGGTGTTTGAGATCGACGAGGGGGAAACCACCAAGATCCGCAAGATATCGTTCATCGGCAATGAGAACATCAGCGACGGATCTCTCCGCGAGGCGATTCGTACCAAGGAATCCCGGTTCTGGCGCCTGTTCTCCCAGGCCGACATCTATGATCCCGACCTTCTTACCGCCGATCGCGAACTGATCCGTCGCCACTATCTGGCCGAAGGTTATGCCGACATCCGGATTGTATCGGCCGTGGCGGAGCTGACGCCGGACGAGACCGGGTTCTTCGTCACCTTCACCGTTGAAGAAGGGCCGCGATATACAGTCGGTGCCCAGTCAATTGAGTCCTCCCTCAAGGATGTGCCGGTGGAGGAGCTTGGTGAACTGATCGAGCTCGAGACGGGCGACTGGTATGATGCTGACAAGGTGGAGGAAACGGTCCAAAGCATCGTCGACGCCGTGTCATCGCGTGGTTTTGCGTTTGTCGATGTCATTCCCGATATCACCAGAGACCGCCAGGCGCGGGTTATCGATATTGTCTTTCGTATTCAGGAAGGACCGCGTGTCTTTATCGAGCGGATTAATATTTCCAATAATTTCCGTACCCTCGACCACGTGATTCGCCGGGAATTCGATCTGTCCGAGGGCGATGCCTTCAATTCCGCAAAGTTGCGCGCCACGCGCCGGCGACTGCAGGCTCTTGGCTATTTCGAGTCCGTGACGGTTGCCAACGTGGCCGGCTCGGCGCCGGACCGAACCGTCGTCAATGTGGAGGTCGAAGAGCAATCCACGGGCTCGCTCAGCTTTGCCGCCGGTGTGTCCAGTGACGCCGGTGCATTGTTTGAAATTCGCCTGAAGGAAACCAATCTTCTGGGGCGTGGCCAGGAAGTGGAGGCGGTACTGCGTAACGCCGAGCGCAGCCAGGACATCCGGCTGTCGTTCACGGAGCCGTACTTCCGCGGACGGCCCCTTGCCATCGGCGGGGATGTGTTTGCCGACTCATCTGATTTCTCGGATTCCCGGTCTTTTTCCGAGCAGCGGATCGGTTTCAACTCCAGGGCGGGCTATCAACTGGCGCCGGATCTGCGTCATACGGTGACCTATACGCTGCGCGAGGTGGAGATCACCGACGTTGCCACCAGCGCTTCTATCTTCGTCAAAGCGGCGGCAGGTCGCTCTGTCGAATCGTCGGTCACCAATGGATTTGTTCTGACGCGTATAGAAGACCCCCTGAATCCTACCGAGGGCTATTCCTTCAACGTGCAGAACCAGATCGCCGGTCTGGGCGGCACCGTCAGCTATGTCAGCCAGACAGTGGCCGCTAACCGATATTTTCCCATCGGCGACGAATCGACAATTATGGTAGAAGGAACAATCGGAGCGTTGGTCGGTCTGGGTGAAGATGTGCGGATCAATGATCGCTTTTTCCGCGGAGGCAATTCGTTCCGTGGGTTCGATACGGCCGGCATTGGCGCTCGTGACCTTGCGACAGGCGATGCATTGGGTGGCCAACAGTTCGCCGTGGGTACGGTGCAGTTTATTGGCCCGATCGGCTTGCCGAACGAAGTTGGAATGAAAGGCAGCGTGTTCTCGGACTTCGGTACTCTGTTCAATGTGGACGATTCCGGCTCGACCATTGCCGATGATGCATCGCTGCGCATGTCGGTGGGTTTTGGCCTGCGTTGGACCTCTCCGTTCGGTCCGGTTAGCGTGGACTTCGGCTTTCCGGTCCTGAAAGAAAGTTATGATGTTACGCGTACGCTGACATTCAGCTTTGGGACGTCATTCTGA
- the rseP gene encoding RIP metalloprotease RseP produces MDVFLSSWSFVLPALAIFTIVVFIHELGHYSVARMVGVRVDVFSIGFGPQLASVTDRAGTRWKFSLIPLGGYVKFHGDANAASTAADPSAADDDGAFHGKALWRRAAIVSAGPAANFILAIVIFAGLFMTAGEVVRPAVVGAVSPDSPAAAAGFAPGDRVVQVNDWRVSDFQDLVRIVSLRPESLLDIAVMRDGQRIVLDVVPERVSVTDALGNTSDVGRLGISSSDVVEVVRFGPVDATGRAVVRTWQQVNTILVFIGQMITGDRSTEGLAGPLGIARMSGEVAQFGLLASLAFTAALSINLGLLNLFPVPVLDGGHLLYYAIEWLRGRPLGQRAQEIGAMIGLSMVLLLLVLGTFNDVMRFSFVRSLVGQ; encoded by the coding sequence ATGGACGTCTTTCTGTCATCCTGGTCCTTTGTGCTGCCGGCGCTGGCGATTTTCACAATCGTTGTCTTCATTCATGAGCTTGGTCACTACAGCGTGGCGCGCATGGTCGGCGTTCGTGTGGACGTCTTCTCGATCGGGTTTGGTCCGCAATTGGCCAGCGTGACTGATCGCGCCGGTACCCGCTGGAAATTCAGCCTCATACCGCTGGGTGGTTATGTTAAGTTTCACGGCGACGCCAACGCCGCCAGCACCGCGGCGGATCCGTCCGCGGCCGATGACGACGGCGCTTTCCACGGCAAGGCTTTGTGGCGCCGCGCGGCGATCGTTTCGGCCGGTCCGGCGGCGAACTTCATCCTGGCCATTGTTATTTTCGCCGGCTTGTTTATGACCGCCGGCGAAGTCGTGCGCCCGGCTGTCGTTGGTGCGGTGTCTCCGGACTCGCCGGCGGCGGCGGCGGGCTTCGCGCCCGGTGATCGCGTGGTGCAGGTCAATGACTGGCGGGTCAGTGATTTTCAGGATCTGGTGAGAATCGTCTCCCTTCGTCCTGAATCGCTGCTGGATATTGCGGTTATGCGAGACGGCCAGCGAATTGTCCTGGACGTGGTGCCGGAGCGGGTCTCGGTCACGGACGCCCTGGGCAATACATCCGACGTTGGTCGGCTTGGCATCAGCTCAAGCGATGTTGTGGAGGTTGTGCGGTTCGGTCCGGTGGACGCAACCGGCCGGGCGGTCGTGCGCACGTGGCAGCAGGTCAATACGATTCTTGTGTTTATCGGACAGATGATCACGGGCGACCGTTCGACCGAAGGCCTGGCCGGCCCGCTGGGTATCGCCAGAATGTCGGGGGAGGTGGCACAGTTCGGCCTGTTGGCATCGCTTGCCTTTACGGCGGCGCTGTCGATCAATCTTGGCCTGCTGAATCTGTTTCCGGTTCCTGTTCTCGATGGCGGGCATCTTCTGTACTACGCCATTGAATGGTTGCGTGGCCGCCCGCTGGGGCAGCGGGCGCAGGAAATAGGCGCCATGATCGGGTTGTCCATGGTTCTGCTGCTGCTGGTGCTTGGCACCTTCAATGATGTCATGCGCTTTTCCTTCGTCCGCAGTCTGGTCGGCCAGTGA
- the dxr gene encoding 1-deoxy-D-xylulose-5-phosphate reductoisomerase translates to MNEAAVSRAARPAHERRRVSVLGATGSVGQSTLDLLRRNGDQFVVEALTAGRNVAGLIAACHEFRPAFAAIADPALHTALRDGVAGLAMATGSGDPAIAEAAMRPVDCTVVAITGFAALQPIMAALGQSRVLALANKESLVCAGPMITARATSLGTSLVPVDSEHSALFQLLACHGRDSVERLYLTASGGPFRTWSLADMARATPAQAVAHPNWDMGAKISVDSATMMNKGLELIEADRLFGFPVAMVDVVVHPESIIHGMVAYADGGIFAHLAPPDMRTLIAHALAWPRTLATPVARLDFAQLGQLTFEIPDSSRFPALGLARDALRVGGAAPTVLNAANEAAVEAFLAGRVGFLDITRVVEELLSRAPNGRLAEINDVLAIDQDTRRQAAALMAAGRLVSAPTSRSQG, encoded by the coding sequence ATGAACGAGGCGGCGGTGTCCCGGGCTGCCCGTCCGGCCCATGAGCGCCGTCGCGTTTCGGTTCTTGGCGCCACCGGATCGGTTGGCCAGTCAACCCTCGACCTGCTGCGCCGCAACGGCGATCAGTTTGTGGTCGAGGCCCTGACGGCAGGGCGCAATGTCGCCGGGCTGATCGCCGCTTGCCATGAATTCCGGCCGGCGTTCGCCGCCATAGCCGATCCGGCCCTGCACACCGCCCTGCGTGACGGCGTGGCCGGGCTGGCCATGGCCACCGGGAGTGGCGATCCTGCCATCGCCGAGGCCGCTATGCGGCCGGTCGATTGCACGGTGGTGGCGATAACCGGCTTTGCCGCCCTGCAGCCAATAATGGCGGCTCTCGGACAGAGCCGGGTCCTGGCCCTGGCCAATAAGGAGAGCCTGGTCTGCGCCGGGCCGATGATTACCGCGCGGGCCACATCGCTAGGCACCAGCCTGGTGCCGGTCGACAGCGAGCACAGCGCCCTGTTCCAGCTCCTGGCGTGCCATGGACGCGACAGCGTGGAACGGCTGTATCTGACGGCCTCCGGCGGTCCGTTCCGCACCTGGTCGCTGGCTGACATGGCGCGTGCCACGCCGGCCCAGGCGGTGGCCCATCCGAACTGGGACATGGGCGCCAAGATATCCGTGGACTCGGCAACCATGATGAACAAGGGGCTGGAGCTGATCGAGGCCGACCGCTTGTTTGGCTTTCCGGTGGCGATGGTTGATGTTGTTGTCCATCCGGAATCGATCATTCACGGTATGGTGGCCTATGCGGACGGCGGCATATTCGCGCATCTGGCGCCGCCGGACATGCGGACCCTGATTGCCCATGCCCTGGCATGGCCGCGAACGCTGGCCACGCCGGTGGCGCGACTGGACTTCGCCCAGCTTGGCCAGTTGACCTTCGAAATCCCTGATTCCAGTCGTTTTCCCGCCCTTGGCCTGGCGCGCGACGCCTTGCGTGTGGGAGGGGCGGCCCCTACAGTCCTCAACGCCGCGAATGAGGCGGCGGTCGAGGCATTTTTGGCGGGCAGGGTCGGATTTCTGGACATTACACGTGTGGTTGAGGAATTGCTTTCCAGGGCGCCGAACGGGCGCCTGGCGGAGATCAACGACGTGCTCGCTATTGATCAGGACACTCGGCGTCAGGCTGCAGCCCTGATGGCAGCGGGACGACTGGTCTCCGCTCCGACGTCGCGCAGCCAGGGATAG
- a CDS encoding phosphatidate cytidylyltransferase yields the protein MSGVVLVLLAAGLTWLGSGWFVALVVAGAVLMFVEWVALTRSLDGDHRDWRTLIFLFALATVITVVAFDALWLGLALLAGLVAVAVAWPPARRRRAGLWCAAGLVYVGVPACLLVWLRFRPDDGLWVALWLLAVVVAVDTGGYVFGRLIGGPRLAPKVSPGKTWAGLAGAVLMAGLASLSFHLALPVPSPAGLLVAGAGLAIVAQAGDLLESAVKRRFGVKDSGNLIPGHGGVLDRCDGLVAVVFVVAMTLAGQEAWS from the coding sequence GTGTCCGGCGTTGTGCTGGTGCTCCTTGCCGCCGGTCTGACATGGCTGGGGTCCGGCTGGTTCGTCGCCCTGGTGGTCGCCGGCGCTGTGCTTATGTTTGTTGAGTGGGTGGCGCTCACCCGGTCTCTTGACGGCGATCATCGTGACTGGCGCACCCTGATATTTCTCTTTGCTCTTGCCACGGTTATCACGGTCGTCGCCTTCGACGCGCTGTGGCTTGGTCTGGCCTTGCTGGCGGGGTTGGTGGCCGTGGCCGTGGCCTGGCCGCCGGCACGGCGCAGGAGGGCCGGACTTTGGTGTGCCGCCGGCCTGGTCTATGTGGGGGTGCCAGCGTGTTTGTTGGTTTGGCTGCGTTTCAGGCCGGACGACGGACTGTGGGTTGCGCTGTGGCTGCTGGCGGTGGTGGTTGCGGTTGATACGGGCGGCTATGTCTTCGGGCGGCTGATCGGTGGTCCGCGGCTGGCTCCGAAAGTCAGTCCGGGAAAGACCTGGGCCGGGCTGGCTGGCGCCGTGCTGATGGCCGGACTTGCCAGCCTGTCCTTTCATCTGGCCTTGCCGGTGCCATCCCCCGCCGGCTTGCTTGTGGCCGGTGCCGGTCTGGCGATAGTGGCGCAAGCTGGTGATCTTCTTGAATCGGCCGTCAAACGACGGTTTGGCGTGAAGGACTCCGGAAACCTCATTCCCGGCCACGGCGGCGTACTGGATCGCTGCGATGGTCTGGTCGCTGTGGTCTTCGTGGTCGCTATGACCCTTGCCGGGCAGGAGGCCTGGTCATGA
- a CDS encoding isoprenyl transferase translates to MPSMPSPHARISAVPSHVAIIMDGNGRWARARGLPRIEGHRRGADAVRRMLRAAGEAGVRYVTIFSFSSENWRRSTAEVDDLMGLLRLYLRSEIAELHRSGIRVRVIGDRKPLPQDIVDLIHGAEERTRNNQALDLIVALNYGARGEIVDAARRLADDVVAGRVALSEIDEDAFAGYLSTAGIPDPDLLIRTSGEQRLSNFLLWQMAYAELVFIDVLWPDFDRDHFDAAMLEYGRRERRYGASVG, encoded by the coding sequence ATGCCGTCCATGCCGTCACCTCATGCGCGTATATCTGCTGTGCCGTCGCACGTAGCGATCATCATGGACGGCAACGGGCGCTGGGCCAGGGCTCGTGGATTGCCGCGCATTGAAGGGCACCGCCGCGGCGCGGACGCGGTGCGACGGATGTTGCGCGCGGCCGGTGAAGCGGGTGTTCGCTATGTGACGATTTTCAGCTTTTCGTCGGAGAACTGGCGCCGCTCCACGGCCGAAGTTGACGATCTCATGGGGCTTTTGCGGCTGTATCTGCGCAGCGAGATTGCCGAACTGCACCGCAGCGGTATCCGGGTCAGGGTGATCGGAGACCGCAAACCCTTGCCGCAGGACATTGTCGATCTGATCCATGGCGCAGAGGAGCGAACCCGGAACAATCAGGCTCTCGACCTCATAGTCGCTCTCAACTATGGCGCCCGTGGCGAAATCGTTGATGCGGCGCGACGACTGGCTGATGACGTTGTTGCCGGTCGCGTCGCTTTGAGTGAGATCGATGAAGATGCCTTTGCCGGCTATTTGTCGACCGCCGGAATCCCGGACCCGGACCTGCTGATCCGTACCAGCGGCGAACAGCGGTTGAGTAATTTTCTGCTGTGGCAGATGGCCTATGCGGAACTGGTCTTCATTGATGTTCTGTGGCCGGATTTTGACCGCGACCACTTCGACGCGGCAATGCTGGAATATGGCCGGCGTGAACGTCGCTACGGTGCGTCGGTTGGCTGA
- the frr gene encoding ribosome recycling factor, whose amino-acid sequence MAEDTTAADLIKDVKRRMDSAVEVLQKEFAGLRTGRASAALLDPIMVDAYGARMPVAQVATVNVPEPRMISVQVWDRALAGAVEKAIRDSGLGLNPQADGQLIRVPLPDLSEERRDEISRIAHKYAEQARVAVRNVRRDGMDRLKRMEKDGDLSEDAQHGHADEIQKLTDSHVKKVDALLAAKDEDIHQV is encoded by the coding sequence ATGGCTGAGGACACGACGGCGGCAGACCTGATCAAGGACGTAAAGCGCCGCATGGACAGCGCCGTGGAGGTGCTGCAGAAAGAGTTTGCGGGCCTGCGCACCGGCCGCGCCAGCGCCGCTCTGCTGGATCCGATTATGGTGGACGCCTATGGCGCGCGAATGCCGGTCGCCCAGGTCGCCACCGTCAACGTGCCGGAGCCGCGCATGATCTCCGTCCAGGTCTGGGACCGCGCCCTGGCAGGTGCGGTGGAGAAAGCCATCCGTGATTCCGGACTGGGCCTCAATCCACAGGCTGATGGTCAGTTGATCCGTGTGCCTCTGCCTGATTTGAGCGAGGAGCGGCGGGACGAAATCTCGCGGATTGCGCACAAATACGCTGAGCAGGCGCGGGTCGCCGTCCGCAATGTGCGCCGTGACGGGATGGACCGTCTCAAGCGAATGGAAAAAGACGGCGACCTGTCGGAAGACGCCCAACATGGCCATGCGGACGAGATCCAGAAACTGACTGATTCTCACGTCAAAAAAGTCGACGCATTGCTCGCCGCCAAGGACGAAGATATCCATCAGGTCTGA